DNA sequence from the Coffea arabica cultivar ET-39 chromosome 11c, Coffea Arabica ET-39 HiFi, whole genome shotgun sequence genome:
ATTATGATTATACCCTCAGGGACTCCTGAATAAACTATTTCTACCAGACTTTTTTTTGTGCCCAATAGGTCCTAGAGAATTTCTGTCTTAAAATGGTTCTGCTGAGTCGAAAAAATGATTTTCGAGGTTTCAGTTGAGTAGGTGGAATATTTACTCTGTACAGGATAACCTGTGGCCTCATCATAGGGCAGCCGACATCTTACTTTATAGTTAGCAGGTTTAGTCTCTCGGTTCTGAATAGTTTTTATACTGGACCATGTGCTAGCCATATCTGGTTATTGCatgtaagaaaaatgaaaggaaacagTCCATCATGGTGCTGGTGTGCGGCATAAGTTTTTTTCTTGGTGTTATCTCAAAATTGTAAGCTCCTCTTTCTCTGGTTCACATGGTTGTCAAACTAAATTAGCTGAATAGTGAAGTGAGATCTTAGTCTCAAGTGCTTTTGCTAAGGTTGAAGTATGccaatattttgtttttgtctctCTGCATGTGAAGTAACTTGATTTTTTCTGGATGAGTTCGACTTGGAGAAggaatcacttttttttttttttttttttctaaatttggtGGTAATTTGTATTCCTTTTGGACGAATCTCTGACTTGTTTAATATATCTGCAGCATGCTTCAGCGTTCATGTTAGAGGATCGGAGTATATCCCGCTTGTTGGATCTGCTGATTCCAGTTATTCTCTGATTGGCTTGCCTGATTTTGAACAATGAAGCGATGATGCATCTCCCAGAGCTTTGCCAAGTTTGTCCTGCTCTATCTGCAGTTACTTTTGGACGCATATTCCAGATACTAGGGATTGGTTATAATTAATTATTCGATCAAGAATCAGTCTCTTTTCTCCTAGCTGATTGTGGACTGTTGCTTTGGGAATTTAAGTATACCCTTATTAGAGTTGCTTTTCAATGCCAATCAGATGATGGAGAATCAAAAACTTTTCAACAAGAAGTCGAGTCAGCTGTCTGTATCCCTCTTTTCAATGCTCCAACCAGGTGCTGCATTCATTGCCACACAGAAGAAGTGTAAGAAGAGAAAAACGCGAATGAATTTTCCTTAGCTTGTCGAGGAACTGTATCATCCAAATTAGATCACCAATGGATTATTGCTTTGTGTTCGAGCTGCTGCTTATTTGGCCTCCGCGCGCGGTAGAGAGGAATGGgttcaattaattaattacatGTCAATATAAAAACGCAAGATGCCAATGACAACTTAACCTTTttttgaggaaaagaaaatgaaaaagaaggaaaagatttttcaattttgtttaagTTTTGAGTTTTATTTCTGTCAATCGtactttcattattattattattattattttgtcgACAAATTTTGTTAAGATCAAAACTAGAAGCTATTTCTTGAACCAAGAAAAATTATGAGCTGTTTTGCATTAAGTAGTTTGTTTAATCATTCATGAGACTTTACCCCCACTAAAATAACAatttgctatatatatataataacatGATTTTGAAGCCAAAAGGTTGAATTTGGTCTAtaattttttgtatataaaTTTGGTTTTGGcagataaacaaaaaaaaaaaaaaaaaaaaagaaagaaagaaaactgtgGAATTAAAATTGTGATCGTAGTGAATATGAGAAAGCTTGGATATATGGAGCTGTTGGCCAAGATTCCAAGACCAGCCTGTCCCTGTTTGCAGGTATATTGTCCCTTTCTGTGTTCAGACTTGTTAATTGTAATAACTGGTAATGGTAGTCCTTTATATGTACATCATCCATCATCACACACCATCTTGATCAATAAACCCTCTACGATTTCGATCTTCTCTCACAACTTCACAAATCAAAATCATAAACCATGCCTCTACATACCGAGACTAGTAGTACTCCTCTTCCTCCAAAGTACTTACAAGATGATAAACTGACTCAAGAATGCGAGGAGCTGCTGCCTTCTCTACCCAAAGAAAAAGGATGGGTTTCATCTTATCTTTACCAATACCGAGGTTTTTGGCACTCCGCCCGGCAGCTTCAAGgtgtcgttgcatgtcaaaaaCACTTTGAAGCTCAAGATTCTGACATTTTCCTCGTCACTACTCCCAAATCCGGGACTACATGGCTGAAAGCCCTTCTATTCGCTTTAGTTAACCGCATGCAGTATTCTTTTATGGAACAGCATCCACTGCTCATGCATAGCCCTCATGAGCTTGTTCCTTATCTGGATTCAAAGATCTATGTCGAGAACCAAACTCCTGACCTCTCTTCCTTCACCAGTCCTAGACTTTTCGCCACTCATTTGCCATTAGTTTCATTGCCACAATCCGTGCATGAATGTCCCTGCAAGATTGTTTATCTCTGCCGAGATCCTAAGGATACCTTTGTATCCCTGTGGCATTTCGCGAACAAGCTGAGGCTTGAGAACATGGAAAGTAATTCGCTTGAAGATGTTTTCGACAGGTTCTGTAAGGGAGTAAGCGTATATGCACCCTTTTGGGACCATGTTTTAGGTTACTGGAAAGAAAGCTTGGAAAACCCGGATAAGGTTCTTTTCTTGAAGTATGAGGATTTGAAAGAAAAGCCCACTTCCCAGTTGAAGAAAATATCTGACTTCTTGGGGTATCCGTTTTCTTCTGAGGAGGAAGCATCAGGACTCCTGGAGGGAATCATTGACCTTTGTAGCTTTGATAAGTTGAGCAACTTGGAGGTGAACAAGAGTGGGAAGTTGTCTTCTGGTGAAGAAAATAAGGCCTTCTTCAGGCGAGGTGAGGTTGGGGACTGGGTGAAATTTCTGAATGCTAAGATGGTAGCTCGGCTAAATTCCATTACTCAACAAAAGTTTGATGCATCTGGGCTAAAACTATAGGCTTATAGTTCAATGCATTTGGATCAAAAGTCTGTTGCTGCATTAAATGTTTCAGAGACGTCTTCGATGTTCGAGTCTTTATTCGTAAAGGTTGATTACTTATCGGTGATTACCTTGCAGGACCCTGCTAAGTTGTTTTCTGATTTGCAGTAGTATTAATTAGTACCTGAAGTTTTTCTTCAGTTGGAAAAGTGTGAACGTCTGAAAATATGATTTTTAGGCTCCATTCAGCTCAGCTGCCTATGAATGTAATGCCTCGTTATGAAATAAAATTTGCTTTTCTTTGATTGTGGACACCATCTGAACAAATCCAGTTAAAACTTCATGATCTCCAATTGGTGTCTACAATTTTGCATTTTGATGGACTAAATAACCTCCTAGAAATTAATCATTGTTACGGGATCATTGTAACAATATGCCTTTTTCTTATGCTTCTTTGGATCTATAGCTAAAATGATATCATTATTGGTTGACAATGTAAAACTTTTTAACTTTCAAGCGTTAGTTTTACAAGTAAACTATCCTTTAACAACTTCAAGTTCAAGTTCGATTCAAGTATTGAGTTTTAAACTTGGAATGTGGGACTCATACCATACTCACTCATAAAGATATTAGAGCTTTAGGCCTAATTTAAACATCGTCTAGCTTCGCCTGAACTCAGTAAATATACAAAGCTCAACTCTACACATTTCGGATCAAGCTCGGGCTTATCTGGCCCGATTGGCAGTGATTCGTTTTCTAGTACCCAACACTTTTATAGTTTTATCTCACCCCTGCCGGCCCTTTTGTCTGTCTGATACACATGCAGGATACGGAGCCACTGAAGAAGACGCCAATTAattaattttcagctttgatttctGTCTTCTTCTCAGTTTTCATAAGCaaccaattaaagtgatcaattAATCGTCAAACACcactttatatatatgtatatagtaCAGATCATGgggtcacaaaattgcacttgaAAAGGAAACATGCATTATCTTGCAAATCAATCTAAGCAAGGCATCCAATTTGTTGTATTTTATaagaaaaaattgcaatttggtCTGCAAGAGACGAGCCGGGATAAATGACAATCTGAGAAAATGGTGGATTAAAGATCATTAATCCATAAATGGTGGTTAATTCCAAGATAAGAGCTTATGCTAAACATTTCTTTCTGGTACTATCTTCTTGGATCAATGTCAATATCTCAATCTTCTGCAGCGCCAAAGTACTTGCAAGAGGATGAAATAGTCCCAGAATGCAAGGACCTGCTTTCAACTCtaccaaaagaaaagggatggGCTGAACCTCATCTCTACAAGTATCAAGGTTTTTGGTATCCGGCCTGGCAATTCCAAGGAGTTCTTGAATGTCAACAACACTTCCAAGCTCAAGACACCGATATTCTCCTCGTCTCAGCCCCCAAATGTGGCACAACTTGGTTGAAAGCCTTAGCTTTCACCATAATCAATCGCAATTCACACTCCATTGATGATCCTGGAAAGCACCCTTTATTCTATAACAATCCTCACGACCTTGTACATCAGATAGAACTTGAATCCCACATTGATAACCCGATCTTCAACCCCTCTTCACCTAGACTCTTTGCAACACATTTGCCTTATATTTCGCTGCCAAAATGCGCCAAGAATTCAGAATGTaagcttgtatatatatgccgAAACCCGAAGGACACTTTCATATCTCTTTGGCACTTCATGAATGAGTTAAGACTCAATCATTTGGCGTCTATTTCTCTTGAAGTAGCCTTTGACAAGTTCTGCAGAGGAGTCAGCATTTTTGGACCCTTTTGGGATCATGTGTCAGACTATTGGGAAGAAAGCAGAAAAAGGCCTAATAAAGTTCTCTTCTTGAAGTATGAAGACATGAAAGAAGATCCCAATCTCCATGTCAAACGCTTGGCTGAGTTTTTTGGGGTCCCTTTTTCTATAGAGGAAGCGACATCAGGGGTGGTGGATGGAATCATAAAGTTGTGTAGCTTTGAAAATTTGAGCAAATTGAAGGTGAACAAGGATGGAAAGTTGCCAAGTGGTGTAGAAAACAAAACATTCTTTCGGCGAGGCGGAGTTGGAGACTGGAAAAACTATTTGTGGCCTGTAATGGTGGAAAGATTGGACTATCTTACTGAAGAGAAGTTCCAAGGTTCTGGATTGCATCTCTAAGTTCTCCTTCTCCAGGCTCAGTCCATCTTGATGTTAATCATATTTTTCTCTATTCGCCAGTACTTTAGGCTGTTGGATGTTGATGAATTTTCAACGATTAATGTTAGTAACATAGAGTTAACTAGTACGATTTGCACCTCCTGTAAGTAACGTGTCCTTGTTTGTTGTCGAATactatacatacatacatatactaTTTTTTGGAGAAAGCCCGACAATTCTTGATTTTACTGATGCCAAGCCCCGCTCTAAACAATGACTATAccagtggaaaaaaaaaacacatcttATGGGtgtataaattaagaaaaaattaaatcattttttattACTCCTACAACAAATAAAAGTTATTagaagtctttttttttttttcctttactattgccaaaaagaagaagaagaagttatggttttttttttcttggcaaacaaattttaaaaaaatagaagtAACTAAACTTAAGTAGATATCTTTAGTTTCGAAAACTTGCAATTAGGGGTTCCAATGCAgaactcccaaaaaaaaaaaaaaaaggcccgGGCCTGTTACTTTAACTTATCATCTGAGAGAGTCCGCACAACAAATCAATTTACTGTGCAGGGCTCAATTAGGGATGTGTAGCAGTGGAACCTGTATGCTTAATGGGGCTGCATCTTTTTGCAGTTATGGGCTTGATTGAGCTGAATTAGCAACAGTCTGATATTACAGGGACATCTTCTTCAACCTCATAAAGATACCGAGTCCCATTGTTGTCTCTGTCAAATTGTAGTGATTTAAGTACAATACGTAGCATTCTTTCTAATTTGGGCAGCCATGTTCTGCAACTTCAGTGCCTGAATCCAGAAATTTATTTGTAAATTCTTGAATAGAAACAATAACCAACTGTTCTCAGCATATTAATTTAGTCCTCCATCAAGAAACATGGTCCACTAGGACCCCAATCCATCCctgacagaaaaaaaaaagaaaaaaagaagagattttTAAATGAAATCTCTACGCAATCTATGCATTCTGAAACCTGATGTAGATCTTTAAGCTGccatttcaattttcattttcctcACAAAGTTATTGAACTCAGCCCATCTTCATCTTCCTTGCCGGCAATTCAAGATCAGTTAGTTCTCTTTGTCAAATTGACTCTGTTGCATGCACATCCATATTCCCGGCCATTAATTCACTCCTATTTTCGTCTAGTAAATGTTGTCAAATTGCAATTATATATATGGAAAATGATAAACAACTTGAGATTCCATCTCATGACTTAACTGGCAATTACCTAGTACGTACATGCAGTGGTCCAAATGATCTCTTAAATTAATGTGGTTGGGAATCTTTGAAAAGTTAACGTGCGATAATTAGTctcttaacaaaaaaaatgaagaaaattctGCCACGCTTTCCGGCTCAGTTATGCATCAACAGCACACTAGGGACTGATCGAACAAAAAACATCAAACCACATCCTTAATCATAACTATCATTGCTTTAACTGGAAGCTGTCCAACTAATGTGAGCTGGTAATTGTGTTACCTTatccttttcactttttctagAATAGTAgaataatcacaaaaaaaaaacaagaagaagaagaggaagaagaagaaatgcgtGCGTATATCACATGATGTAATTCATGAAGCTAACTTTGAAACATGGACAAATCTTTTAGTTATAGAGATCTGCTGTATCACAAAGCTTTTAGTTATGTACTAAATTTGCCTTTAATGGAAGGTAGATGATCATGTAATCATACCGACCTCCCAGTCCCAACTAACAAATCTCAATTAGTAGCCCAACATGGAAAAGATTGCGTCCAAACCTAACCTAGCACCACACTTGTTAGCTATCGTGCAGCACAAATATGGCTTATGCACCAAGCAATGCCATTATTATAAAGAGCCCTTTTCCTGTGGATCGAGTAGCAGCACTGAAAGGGGTTTGGGGCAAATTTGACGGTATTAGATAGCTAGTTAGTTAGCTGGACAATGAAATTGGATATTGAAGTTTGGGTGTAGGTTATATAGTTCATCAATACAACTGTTACGAGCGCTTCAAATAGTTCTCTTTTTCAATAATTGAAATGACTGGAAATAACACAACAAAGTTAGATTAACACTCAGAGATAATCGAAATCCTGGTGCAAATCGCAATCGAAATCCTGGTTGCTACCTACTTTCTCATCTTTGTATTGTGTCTGTCAATTTCTTCATGTGGCACCATGGAATGACGTGCTTGTTACATTACCGCTTTGTGTTTGGCATGACGTTACAGTTTGAATAGCTAGCTACTTAAAGTGGAGTATTAAATTAATTTTAGGTCGTTGATCATCTAGATTTTTGTTTCCTTTGGGTATATTATTAACTACAAATTTAGAGTGAGAGTATGCCACCGACACATCGGGCAACCTCCTACAATGATTTTTATACGTAACTTACTAACAACAACGTTTTTAGCAGGAAGTCGAACTTGAAATTGAGTATTCAAGAAGTGTTTTCTTTGACGGCAACTACATGCATAAATGGGAGGGaattatttggggaaaaaaaattaaaaatctcAAAATGCAGTCATCTTCGACTGTCAAACTTAATAATCTGCAGTGGCGTATACGTTACTGTAATTAACCATTGCTAGCTTTTCCTTTTTGGTGTTGATGGCAGGCACCATTAGCTTAAACCGTAAGATCTCTATCTGTTCGATCATGgattctttttctattttcttttgatCCTTTTTGGAGGAAGAGAAAACGAGAAGGTGGAAGATGATGCATGAAAAGGATAGATAGGTTTGAATAAGAGATGTAGAAAATTGTAAAGTGACCAATCACCGAGGATCGAGGATGGAATTAATCATAAGcctgaaaatgaaaagaagtcGGTCCACCTCTGGACAGTAAAGAATACGTCTCTCATTGACCTTGGACTTGGTGGAAGTGGTCAAAAGTCTTCAGTAGAAGTCTATTTGTTGCGTATTAGGGTTTCCTCCAGTCGAAGTTTTTGTAGAATAAAAAAGATAATTGGCACATATACTTTTCGCAGGAGTGGAAAAATGAATCGGAAAACTCAGCCCCATTTCAAAAGATCTCAcatatcaaacaaaagaaaggctATGTAACTATTTGAAACCTGAAAGCAGAGAAATTTTACTCATCCCAAAAAAGGGTAAAAGTTAAATCTAGAAAACTCACTAATTTGTTCGCTTAGGCTTATCTCCTCGTCATAATGCTTTTCTTTAAGCTAATATTATGTGTAAGCCATTCCAATACCACAATTATGTTCATGTGTAGTTTGCCTTGTTTCGATTAAagttttttccaagaaaatttttacattttctatGATCATATTaatcttacatatatcaaatcgttacaataatttttttttttttttttttgtaaaaactctACACAATAGCAATCTAAACGCACAATTTAGTTTTTCATAGTTTAGGGGACCTTGGGTTTAAATAAGTTCTGCTGTTGAAAGGAGGGaaagaataaatagcaaaaaaGGGGTGGGGTTTTTTTGGGTGGGGAGACGGGGAGGGGGACCTGTTGAAATGAATGACAAGGTATTTCCCACCGAATCAAAATTTATTAGCACGAGAGAAATGCTCCATTTGCTTTTGTAGGACTCAATCTTATATTAATTGATAGTGTGATTAGTTGGTAATTAGTACTCCAATAGCAATTGAGATGCTCGGTGTCACTTACCGTTCTTAAAATTATGCCAACTATCTAGTTAATTTAAGTTATCATgtgattatatattttttttcatgattCAAATTCACTGTACATTACGTGATTATAGGAGTGGCACCAAGTTGCGACTAATTAAGTGACATTGAGGATCTGATTTGCTCCAATAGTAGTACCATACATCTCCTACTATTATTGCAAAATTAGATTTGCTTAAAAGGATTCCTTGAACTACACTTATATCTCAACAATGCAGCcacattattttaaattttaattaagcatatataaaaaaaaaatgtaatgatTTCTTTAATTTGAGGCACCATGCCAAAATGATTGATTTTTTGTTTGCATTTCTTAATCGATCAATTAGAATAAACAGTTCGCTTGTCACATCGGAGCTCAATTGGTCACCCCACAACAAAAATCAACTTATATATTCTAATCAACTATCCTTTTTACCTCTGCTGCATGgaaatttcccttttcttttctgttttgtttCTGGTAGCAGTATAAACATAAGAATCTATGGATTATTAATGATTGACGGCCATTTTTTGTAGTGAATATTTTCGTGAACTTTATATGAAATTTGATAAcggaagaaaaataaaaaagtgtaAGAAAAGGGTTTTGATAGCGTCTTATTTACCAAAAATAATTATCTTGTTGTATTATaaacaaagtttttttttaattcatattttattttacataaattaCATCACggtaatattatttttaaaaaaattctagaaagaaaaaagagatggGATTCGTGTGACGAAGACAAGAATGCATGATACTGTGATTCAGATTTTGAAACGtgatttttgccaaaaaaaaaaaaaaaaaagggtagggAAAAGCTGTGTGATAGACAGTTGATCGAAAATTTTTGCAGGGTTTAGGagtaaaagaaagcaaaaagatgacCTCGGATTCGATGTAGCCCTAAGGGAAGACTGGAAGagaagggaagaagaagaagcgaAGCAGTCCCGGGAACGGAAAACAGTTGTCGGGGAAAAAACATGTTGAGCTTGAGCAGGAGCAGAAATTGAGGAAAGTGATGTACGGTCGATAAAGAACCAGGAATCAGAATTCCTGGCAATCAATCAGTCAATCAATAATAAGACCCGATGGAATATGGGTCGACCTGCTGCGACCTTCGGGTAAAGACGCAGAAAGGTCAGTCGAATAAAATGTCTTTCCACAGACACcccaaaaagagagagagagacacacacacacgcacaggAAAACAGAAATACTACCAAAGTCCTAAGTTGGTGCAGGCTCAGTGATTAGACAGCTGTCTGTAATTGACCCGACCCCCCATGGCCATGACTCCAACTTGCTttgtttcttctctctttctacTTTCTAGAATTACTCAGCTACTGTATGTGCTGGGCAGCTAGCTTTCTAGCTAGCTCCACCAAATCTAAATGGGTTCCGGATCTAAAAGGGGATTCGTGCATGCCCGTTGGGGGCTCGTGGTCCTGTTCCTCTGGTTGTGGGCTATGGAACTCTGTAGATGCTATGGACCATGCATCCATGTGTGCAAATTTAATGCTTCATGGAGTTATGATACATATGTTGTGAGTGTAACATTAAGCAAAAATTGATTTCACTCTACCTTCAAACCGGTTGTCTCTCGCTTATGTATTGGTgctttttaacaattttttacTCACTAGCTTGATGACTTGAATTCACGGCTAATCATCAGTTACAAATGAAACGTCTTATAGCAAGAATGATTCACTGACTAGAGCTGATGTAAACAAAGAAATATTTTAATTAGATGGATTCAATTTTTTGCTCATCTCTTTAGAACATTGTTGTTTTCATAC
Encoded proteins:
- the LOC113717015 gene encoding cytosolic sulfotransferase 12-like; the protein is MPLHTETSSTPLPPKYLQDDKLTQECEELLPSLPKEKGWVSSYLYQYRGFWHSARQLQGVVACQKHFEAQDSDIFLVTTPKSGTTWLKALLFALVNRMQYSFMEQHPLLMHSPHELVPYLDSKIYVENQTPDLSSFTSPRLFATHLPLVSLPQSVHECPCKIVYLCRDPKDTFVSLWHFANKLRLENMESNSLEDVFDRFCKGVSVYAPFWDHVLGYWKESLENPDKVLFLKYEDLKEKPTSQLKKISDFLGYPFSSEEEASGLLEGIIDLCSFDKLSNLEVNKSGKLSSGEENKAFFRRGEVGDWVKFLNAKMVARLNSITQQKFDASGLKL
- the LOC113715466 gene encoding cytosolic sulfotransferase 13, which produces MLNISFWYYLLGSMSISQSSAAPKYLQEDEIVPECKDLLSTLPKEKGWAEPHLYKYQGFWYPAWQFQGVLECQQHFQAQDTDILLVSAPKCGTTWLKALAFTIINRNSHSIDDPGKHPLFYNNPHDLVHQIELESHIDNPIFNPSSPRLFATHLPYISLPKCAKNSECKLVYICRNPKDTFISLWHFMNELRLNHLASISLEVAFDKFCRGVSIFGPFWDHVSDYWEESRKRPNKVLFLKYEDMKEDPNLHVKRLAEFFGVPFSIEEATSGVVDGIIKLCSFENLSKLKVNKDGKLPSGVENKTFFRRGGVGDWKNYLWPVMVERLDYLTEEKFQGSGLHL